The DNA window GCCGTCTGACGTCTTGGGCTTAAGCGCCACGACGTTTGGGGAATGTTGGGGCAGCGATTCGTCAAACGGTTCGGATTGAATCTTGCGCGACCGGATCGAGTTGTAGCAAAGATTGCGGGTGATGCCAAACAGCCAGGGGCCGAATTTGTTGGGGTCTTCTATCTCTCTGAGTTTCTGAAACGCCAGCAAGAACGCCTCTTGTGCGATATCTTGGGCTTCCGGCCCATGCCCGAGCATTCCGTTCGCGAGAAGAAACACTTTTTTCTGATAGCTTTCTACCAGTGGGCGAAAACACTCCCGCTTGCCTTTGAGCACCTGTTCAATCAATGTTGCCTCAGTTTTTTCAGGCATCAACGAAACCGTCCGTTTTCTAAAAGAGATAGCACAAAAAGGCCAAAGTGTCAGAAGTTGGTTACTTTTTTCCCCCAATTCAACATTCTGCTAAAAAGTATACCTCTTGTGAAGGATTGTGGTATACTGGCAGCACAATCACACACCCGCATCATGTGAATCAATTCATTTGTAACTTAATACAAATCAAACATCATTGTAATCACAATCTCATTTCCGATCTCTTTTATGTGATGCTCATAAATTTATCTTGGAGGAAGTACAATGAAAAAGCGTTTTTTCGTCGTTGCATTACTCGTCGCCCTCGCGCCAGTGTTTGCCATCGCGCAAATAGAACCCACGTTTACCATCAGCGACCCCATCACCCTGTTCCCTGATACGCAGACCAAGGAAGCCGGTCTGGCGGTCAACACCACCGAAGGGATTAATGAAGTTCTGTTTGTCACCATTGATACCATCGCCATCGACGTTGACCCCATCACGGGCGAAGACGCCGCCGAAGCCGTGTTTGGGTTTTATTACAATCCAATCACGCTTGCGCAAATTGGCGAACCCTTCATCATCGTCGGCAATCCGCGCGGTAGTTTGCAAAAACTGACGGTAACCTACAACCCCGTCAACAATAAGTATTTTGTTGCAGTTGCGGCGGACAGCTATTCACCAAGCGGCGCCCGCGTTCCCTTGATGGCCATCGTCAACCCCAGCAGCGAATCTGAGCATGTGTTCAAAGCATGGGCGTGGGACGCTGAAACAACGCAAAATTATCAAGATACCGCCGTCGCCGCCAGCACCAAAAACGGAAACTTGCTGTATGTCAGCGAATATTCTCCTGCCGAAGACGGCGGTGAAGGCGTCATCGGCTTGTTGTATGACATGGAAGGCAATTTACTTTCCAGCGGAAACACTCGTTTAGACCAAGCCGCATCCGATAAAATCATTTCCGATGAAGATGAAGACGATCCAGATGTATATTACCTGCCTGAAAATGATGTTTTTCTTTTCATTTGCAACACAGACCTGGGTGACGTCCCGAACCGTATTTTCGCCGAAGTCATCCAGCCTGAAATCGGTTCTGACGGCTTGTTGCAATTGGGCGAGATTCAAATCGTGTCTCAATTACGCAAAGACTTCGATGCAGGACACCCATCAGCCGTTGAAAACCCCTTCACGGGTGAATTCATCGGTGCATTAGATTACGGGAACGGCTCTGAAGGCGGCGACTTGTTCTTCTTCAACATTGGCGGTGCGCCAGGTTACGCCTTGACCGAATCGCAAGATCAAATTCCGTACCTTGAAGCAGCGGGCAACAATCCCTTCAGTCAGCGCCACCCGCGCTTTGCGGTCGATCAAACCAGCGGCGTCATCGTCGTGTCTCACAACGCCCGCGACGGCGTCTTTCAAGGCATGGCGTTCACACTACTCGGCCCTGACGGCGCCATTCTTCCTGGTCGCCCGGACGATTTGTACAAATTAGTCGAAACGCCAACGGTCATTAGTAATGACGCTAACTCCCATGACGTAAAATGGGACCCGAACAGCGATTCGTTCCTGGTGATTTACGCCACAGGCGGCGGACTGACCAACGTCGTTCGTTTGACTGTCACATCAGACCACATGCCCGCAGACATCGACAACTGGATGACCTACTAATTCCGTTTCGTTATTACGCAACTCTTAAAACGCCTGGACGAGTGTCCGGGCGTTTTTTTTATTTGGCGACGTTTGGCATTCATCATGCTTTGGCAAGAAAGCATCATGAACGACAATCAAACTTCCATCCATATTAACTTGCGAGAATGCAGAATCCCCCCTAGCCCCCCTTATTAAGGGGGGCTAGGGGGGATTCGTAAATGTCTTTCGAGTTGCCTGCTTTGATAGCCGAACATGCAGCCGCGTCATTGCGCACAAGGCATTTTGTCCACCGGGTAAAACGATTCACGTCTTTTTATTTCTCTATCGCTTGCCGGACGCATAGAAACAACGCACAATCGCTGCCAAGCCTATGAGCGACTGGACTCCCCTGTTTAAGCATACGTTTTCGCCCCAATCCGAAGCCCCGCCCCCATCAGCAGGCGTGTGGTTTGCGGTCATGCACGGCATTCAATCGTTGCGAATCAATTGCTCCATTGATGCTCCGCCGCCATTGGTTGAAATTATTTTATTTGGCCCCAACAACGAATTTCGCGGGCGCTGGGACGCCGCATTTCAAGGATGGAAAGTCCTCGATCAACAAGGCGCCGATGATGGATTCATCACTGGCGATATCCAGTCCGGTCAATGGCGCATCGAACTCCGACATGATGACGCCGCATTAAGCGAACTACGCGCCTCGGTTCTCGTAGAGGGTTCTACAAGCGCCGTACACAAAATGCCTGAACTGCTGATCTACCAACCCGAAGACGAAGAACCCGACGAAGATGCGCCCTCGTCATGGATGATCGGCGAACTATACGAAACCACTACCCGTTCCAACGGCGCCATGTCGGTTAATCAAACGCTGTCCGCCTATCAAAATAAGGATTGCGGTTTCGTCGTGCTGGCCGACCGCAACCAGCCGCCGTTAGAAAAATACGCAATCGACCCGGGCTTATCGGTCATTCGCGGGCAATCACTGCAAACGCCGCAAGGAAACGCCCTGCTGCTTGGCGTACGCGAACGCATTGATTGGAAAGACGCCGAGGGCGAGAAACCCCTCGCCAGTTTGATACGCGAAACCCATATCGCAGACGGGCTGTTCTGCCTCGCGGAACCGTTCGCCCGAGAACACACGCCTTGGCTTGAGGATGAAGAAGCAAGCGCCTTGATTGATTTGCTGCAAATCTGGCCGGGACAATGGGAAAAGCGCTTTGCTGAAATTCAAAAAGCCATGACCTGCTGGGACGCCCTATTGAACCAGGGCTTCCGCATTTACGGCATGGCGGGCAAAGGGCCGCAAGGACGCGCCGACGACGAAGACGCAGTTCGTATTCCAAAAACGGTTGCATTCACACAAGGCCCCAGCGAAACCGCGCTGCTTTCGGCGCTCAAACAAGGCCGTTTTTATAGCACCGTCGAACCAGCCCTCTCGCTTTGGACGGAATCGGCGCACGGCGGCGCCATGATCGGCGATGAGATGCGCCTGCCCATCGGAACGCCCTATCTGCTCTACCTCTCCATCAGTCAATTAGAAAAAGGAGGATATTTCACCGTCCGCACCAACGAGGGAATCTATTGTCAAACACCCTACTCAACCCGTAAAGACACCACATTTAAGTTGGTCGGGTCCGCCCATTCGGGCTGGCAGTGGTTCCGGCTCGAGGTTTATCAATTCGCGCGGCCTTTTGATCGACTCATTGCTTTTAGCAACCCTATTTTCATCCGTGGAATCGTAAGCGCATAGAATTCATAGATATATACACAACCGATCTTTAATTATTTTTCATTTTTTACTAGCAATTACTTTTTATATATCGTAAGATCACTACTCATCTCGCAAATACTTCCAGTGAAACAATTTATTAATCGTTTTTGTTAAATATTCATTTCGACTAGTTCATCTTTGTCTATTTTTTTTGTTGTAGTGGAGGAATTATGATGAAATTAGTATTTCGTAATGTAGTTGTTTGTTGCGTCGTCTCATTGGTTGTTTCTTCGGTATCAGCCCAGACGCCTCACCGTGCTGAAGATGTTGGACTTGTGCGCGCCACGCCCGATTCCATTGGGTTCAACACTGGAGCTGACAATCAATCCAACTGGGAAGGCTACATGTCAAAAACGGGCGACGGAACAATCATCCTGTGCGTCAACACCTTCGCAGACGGAGATGCAGGCGGAGATTCAGAAGTCGCCGCGCTCGTTGTCATGTTTCCTGACGGAAGCATTCATGAGTTTTGGGGCTTCTATTCGGATGACGGCTCGCCATATACCAAGAATATGGACATCATCCGCACCAACGGCAATCCGCCTTCCGTTGCAGGCGATAAACGCCCGGGCAGCCGCAAATTCATCGTCGGCAATGAAGCAACTCCGATGGATTTCGACGAATTTCAGAGCGACGGTCGTTGGGACGGCAATGATTACTCCGACCATATTTTCGCTGTGCAAATTTTAGAGATGACTGACAATGGCCCTGTTAAAGTATCCAACGTCATCGACCCGGCCTATGGCGGACAAACGGGTCAAGGCGTCGGCAAAATTCGTAAAGGCGGAACCATCGGCCTGTCAAACGGCAACTTCGTCGCTGGCGGCGAAGACCGCACTGGCGAACGGTATCCAAACAGCAGCATTATCAACGGTGAAGACGGCTCCATCGTTGCTGGCCCGATGAACTTAGCGGGCGACGGCAATTCAAACGAAATGTGGGAAGGCCTGGTCGCGTATGACGGCGGCTTCGCCATTCGTTTAAATCGGCTCGGTAACGCCCCGGCTGGCGAACCCAACCCGATACGTCTTCGCTTCTATACCAATGCGGGAGAATTTCGCGGCGAATGGATTCAAGACACCGTTGCTGTTGAAGAATTCGGCGGCGAAGCGTTAGACCTCAACAATAACCCTAACGGTCGCACCACCACAATTAACGAAGACACTCGCGGCGATTCGGTCCGCGTCCGCGCGAACATCGACGGCAACGCCCTTTACTATGCCGGTCGCGGTTGGGACTTAGACGGCGCCGATAAAAAGTGGGTGTATTTAACCAAAATTGATGCAACCACCATGGAAACCATCGGCGAAATTCGCGTCAACGAGTTGGCCGAAGACCCAAATAGCGACTTCGAAAACTGGGCGGAAGCGGGACGCGTTTCGTGTGACGTTGACCCCAACGGCAATGTGACTGTTGTTTGGTCAGACACATCCAATAACTTAAAAGAGCAAGTCATCGCTCGTATATTCAATAGCGACATGGAACCAGTCACGCCGTCGTTCCTCGCCTTCCAGGGCAGCGACATTGGCTTCGGCGCTGATGGCGGAGAGATCACAGACATTGAAACGCGTAATCCTGACGTCGCCATGACCAGCCAGTACATCATGATTTCTGCGATTGCGACGGACTTCACCATCACTTCATCGCAAGAACCCGCTCCGGCAAAATCCAGCCTCTTCACCGTGCTGGAAAACCCATTAGCGGATTCGGACGTATCACAATGGAGCGTCTATTAATTTAACGTACTATGGTTTTATGACCTTTTCCCAGGCCCGGCTCACGCCGGGCCTTTTTTTTATTCACCCGGAAACGAATGTCCGCTTCTACGCTCTCAATCAAAACCGTGCTAGGGTTTTATAGAATTATCACCTCATCTCCAGGAGACGCAGCCAAGGCATGTTCGCCTATATCATTAACCGGTCGTTACACACCATCCCCGTGCTCATTGGCGTCAGCATGTTGACCTTTCTCATGTTCCACGCCATCCCCGGCGACCCGGCCCGCATGATGGTCGGAATGCGCCCCGACGTGACCACCATCGAGCAGTTGCGTAAACAATGGGGCTACGACCAACCGTTATATGTCCAATATTGGCGTTTTGTGAAGAAAGCCGTCACCGGCGACCTGGGGCGCTCCACCTATACAAACCGGGAAGTCACTCCGGTCATTTTAGATCGCGCTCCTGCGACCGCGTTACTCGCGTTTGCCGCGATGGTGTTCGCCGTCGTTGTCGGACTGCCCGCTGGCGTACTCTCCGCTTTAAAACGAAACTCCTGGTTGGATTTCGGCTCTATGATGTTTGCGCTGATGGGGCTGTCGATCCCCATATTTTTTCTGGCGATTATCCTGCTGTGGGTTTTTGGCTATGAGATGAAGTGGTTTCCGCTTTCGGGGTACATCGACCGCAACGGCTGGGCCGCGTTGATTTTGCCCGCCATCGCGCTGGGTACGCGCCCGCTCGCCATCATGGCGCGTTTAACGCGATCCAGTATGCTTGAAGTGTTGCGCAAAGATTACATCCTCACCGCCCGCGCCAAGGGACAAGGCGAATGGGCCGTAGTCTTCAAACACGCCTTTCGTAATGCGTTTAACCCGGTCTTCACGGCTATCACCGGCTCAATGGCAAGTTTGTTGGTCGGTAGTTTTTTTGTCGAAATTATTTTCCAATGGCCGGGCATTGGTCAGTTGGCCATTCAAGCGATCCAACAGCGCGACTTGCCCATGATTCAGGGGACGGTGTTGTTTGCGGCGCTGATTTTTGTCATCATCAACCTGCTGGTTGATATTGGATACCGCATTCTTGATCCACGGGTGAAGTTATAATGAAGACGCTCTTTCGCCAAAAAATGGTGCTCGCGGGATCAATCATTACCCTTACGCTGGTGTTGGTTTCGTTTCTCGGCCCACTCATCAGCCCGTATACTATTCAAGAACAAACTCTCTCGAACGCGCTGAGCGCTCCATCCTTCAGCCATTGGATGGGTACCGACAACTTTGGCCGCGACGTGTTAGTGCGCGTCATGGAAGGCGGACGCATTTCACTCTTCGTCGGCGTGATTTCACAAAGCATCGCGCTCATCATCGGCGTCCCGCTGGGTTGTCTGGCGGGGTATTTTCGCGGGTGGACAGACGGCGTGGTGATGTGGCTCGTTAACGTATTCTGGTCGTTTCCCTACTTGCTTCTCGTGATGGCGATGAACATCGCCATGGCGGACATGTTTTCGCCGATCGTGCGGGTCTTCATCGCCGTCGGTTTGGTGAGTTGGGTGCTGGTTGCGCGCATCGTGCGCGGGCAGGTCATGTCGGTGAAAGAGAACGCGTACATTGAAGCGGCGCGCGCGTTTGGGTTTTCGACGCCGCGCATCATTTTCCGCCATCTGATCCCCAATATCATTACGCCCATTTTTGTCGTTGTAACGCTGGGCTTTGCCGAAGCCATCATCGCAGAAGCCGCGCTGAGTTTTCTTGGCCTAGGCGTTGAAGCGCCCAATCCCAGTTGGGGGCAAATGATTGCGGTACACTACGGACGCATCTTCTTCGCTCAAGGCTGGTGGATCGCCTTCTTCCCCGGCGTCGCCATTATGGCGGCGGTGTTGGGGCTGAACCTGTTGGGCGACGGCTTGCGCGATTTTCTTGACCCGCACCTAAAGGACGAACTCGAGGGCGCCCGATGAACAGCGCTGACGGTTCTGTTGCTCAGCGGAACTCGGCGTTGCTTCTCCCTGCGTTGCTCTGTCTACAAGCCCTACTGTTTCTCATCGACCATTTTATTAACTTCAAACCCCTTTGGGTGGATGAAGGCTACTCGGCGCTCTTGGCGCGGCGTTCGTTTTCTGAAATTCATCAGGCTTTAATTTATGACGCCGGGCCGCCGCTGTATTACGACTTGCTGCATATCTGGCGGGCGGTCTTCGGCGAGTCCGAACTGGCGCTGCGTTCGCTGTCGCTGTTGTTTGGATTGCTTTCAACCGTCTTGCTCTACCATTTCGCCAAGCGCTGGCTGTCGCCGCGAACCGCGTTCTATGCGGCGTTGATTTGGGTCGTGCATCCGTTATCGCTTTTTTATCTCAGCCAAGCGCGCAATTACACCCTGCTGATTGCTCTGGCGATTTGGTACGCCGACCGCCTGCTGGCTTATCTTCACACACAAAAGTTCACCGACTTATTGCAAATCGCGCTTGCGCTAACGCTGTCGGTTTATAATCACAACATAGCCTGGTACGTCGCAATGGCGGGCGGGCTGTCTTCGTTATACTTCACGCGCGATTGGAAGCGCATCGGCGCGTTATTCATTGCGCACGTCATCCCCGTGTTGTTCTTTCTGCCCTGGCTGCCAGTGATGCAACAACAACTGGCGAACACTGAAATGACCACCGCCTGGATCAAAGACGTATGGACGGTTTTCGCGCCGCTGATTTCGATCTTATGCCTTTCGATTGGCGCCACATTAAACCACATGACTCACCCTTGGACTCTTTTATTGTTTTTACCCATGCTCGCTTTTTGGCCAATCATCAATTACAGATGGCCCGATTTTTTTCCCGACGAACAAAAGAAACGGGTGCGTTGGCTACGACTATTTTCAATCTTCCTCCTGCTTGGCCCCTGGCTGCAATCAGTTTTGTCGGATCCAATTTATATCATTACAAGAACAGACTTTATTGCATTGCCGTTTCTCGCGATTGCCGTTGCACCTGGATTCACGCGATTTCCGAATTTGAAACTTCTCTGGAAAACTCTTATTTTAATCGGCCTAGTCGCTCCAATTCTTGTCGCAGTCGGTTTTGGCGTAGGTTCAGAGCGCGGCATCCCGACATCGTTTGGTCAGAAATATCTGTCTGAAAAAACGATTACTGATTACATTGAACGCCAAGGCAAACCGGGCGACATTGTGATATGCACTGATGTTTCGCGTCCGGTCATTGAATATTATCTTTCACCAAAAGGCTTTAATTTCACATCATTCCCACCCGACATGAACGATCAATTGGCGCATTACAATGAAAATTGGTATCGCGAGAATTTAAATCTTGAGCAGGAAGCGATAACCACGATTCAAACGGCGAAAAACCTATTGCAAGAAGATTCTTCTATGTGGGTTGTGGTTTCATTTCGCTCCCCCGTTAGCAAATTTCTCGAGGAGGCGTTACAATCCGACGCTGAGTTGTTTGGTTCGCCGAATCCAATCCGGGCGCCGCGCATGGGAATTCGTATGCCCGTCACAGACATGTTTATCTTTCGCTATGAACAACGATAACAAAAAAACACTCATGGAAGACGCCAAGCACGGCGCGTTTATCGCCGCTGTCGCGGGGCTGTTGCGCTTGGTCTATATGCGCGCGTTTCTTGGCGCGTTGCCCAATGCGCTGCATCCGTCTAACGATGCGCGTTCCTACTGGGAACTCAGCCTGCGCATTTATCGCGAGGGCTGGCTACTGCCCAACGACGGCCCCTTTTATCAAGCGCCGCTCTATCCGTACGCGCTTTCGGCGTTGCACCAATTCGGCATCCACAGCATCGCCAACATGCTTTGGCTGCAAGCCGGGCTGGGCGTCGTCAATACGCTGCTGACGTTTATTCTGGCGCGATCATTCTCCTCGCGCCCCGCCGCGACCGCCGTCGCACTGCTGTTTTCATTCAGCCATTTGGTTTTATTTTTAGAAAGCAAACTACTGGCGGCGACACTTGGAACCACCCTGCTTTTATGCTTCGCGTTATGCGCAGTGCGATGGCTCCATACCCGCGCCGCGCACATGCTGGCATTCGCGGGATTGCTATTCGGGCTCACGCTGTTATGCCGCCCCAACCAGATTTTCCTGTTCCCGTTT is part of the Candidatus Hinthialibacter antarcticus genome and encodes:
- a CDS encoding sigma-70 family RNA polymerase sigma factor gives rise to the protein MPEKTEATLIEQVLKGKRECFRPLVESYQKKVFLLANGMLGHGPEAQDIAQEAFLLAFQKLREIEDPNKFGPWLFGITRNLCYNSIRSRKIQSEPFDESLPQHSPNVVALKPKTSDGGELGQDILKRLERLPEKYRTPLRLKYMEDYSYLEIAELLDWPVDLVRSRLFEGRRILRERMEQARREEYGR
- a CDS encoding ABC transporter permease, encoding MFAYIINRSLHTIPVLIGVSMLTFLMFHAIPGDPARMMVGMRPDVTTIEQLRKQWGYDQPLYVQYWRFVKKAVTGDLGRSTYTNREVTPVILDRAPATALLAFAAMVFAVVVGLPAGVLSALKRNSWLDFGSMMFALMGLSIPIFFLAIILLWVFGYEMKWFPLSGYIDRNGWAALILPAIALGTRPLAIMARLTRSSMLEVLRKDYILTARAKGQGEWAVVFKHAFRNAFNPVFTAITGSMASLLVGSFFVEIIFQWPGIGQLAIQAIQQRDLPMIQGTVLFAALIFVIINLLVDIGYRILDPRVKL
- a CDS encoding glycosyltransferase family 39 protein, yielding MNSADGSVAQRNSALLLPALLCLQALLFLIDHFINFKPLWVDEGYSALLARRSFSEIHQALIYDAGPPLYYDLLHIWRAVFGESELALRSLSLLFGLLSTVLLYHFAKRWLSPRTAFYAALIWVVHPLSLFYLSQARNYTLLIALAIWYADRLLAYLHTQKFTDLLQIALALTLSVYNHNIAWYVAMAGGLSSLYFTRDWKRIGALFIAHVIPVLFFLPWLPVMQQQLANTEMTTAWIKDVWTVFAPLISILCLSIGATLNHMTHPWTLLLFLPMLAFWPIINYRWPDFFPDEQKKRVRWLRLFSIFLLLGPWLQSVLSDPIYIITRTDFIALPFLAIAVAPGFTRFPNLKLLWKTLILIGLVAPILVAVGFGVGSERGIPTSFGQKYLSEKTITDYIERQGKPGDIVICTDVSRPVIEYYLSPKGFNFTSFPPDMNDQLAHYNENWYRENLNLEQEAITTIQTAKNLLQEDSSMWVVVSFRSPVSKFLEEALQSDAELFGSPNPIRAPRMGIRMPVTDMFIFRYEQR
- a CDS encoding CehA/McbA family metallohydrolase; amino-acid sequence: MSDWTPLFKHTFSPQSEAPPPSAGVWFAVMHGIQSLRINCSIDAPPPLVEIILFGPNNEFRGRWDAAFQGWKVLDQQGADDGFITGDIQSGQWRIELRHDDAALSELRASVLVEGSTSAVHKMPELLIYQPEDEEPDEDAPSSWMIGELYETTTRSNGAMSVNQTLSAYQNKDCGFVVLADRNQPPLEKYAIDPGLSVIRGQSLQTPQGNALLLGVRERIDWKDAEGEKPLASLIRETHIADGLFCLAEPFAREHTPWLEDEEASALIDLLQIWPGQWEKRFAEIQKAMTCWDALLNQGFRIYGMAGKGPQGRADDEDAVRIPKTVAFTQGPSETALLSALKQGRFYSTVEPALSLWTESAHGGAMIGDEMRLPIGTPYLLYLSISQLEKGGYFTVRTNEGIYCQTPYSTRKDTTFKLVGSAHSGWQWFRLEVYQFARPFDRLIAFSNPIFIRGIVSA
- a CDS encoding ABC transporter permease, encoding MKTLFRQKMVLAGSIITLTLVLVSFLGPLISPYTIQEQTLSNALSAPSFSHWMGTDNFGRDVLVRVMEGGRISLFVGVISQSIALIIGVPLGCLAGYFRGWTDGVVMWLVNVFWSFPYLLLVMAMNIAMADMFSPIVRVFIAVGLVSWVLVARIVRGQVMSVKENAYIEAARAFGFSTPRIIFRHLIPNIITPIFVVVTLGFAEAIIAEAALSFLGLGVEAPNPSWGQMIAVHYGRIFFAQGWWIAFFPGVAIMAAVLGLNLLGDGLRDFLDPHLKDELEGAR